Proteins from a genomic interval of Marmota flaviventris isolate mMarFla1 chromosome 8, mMarFla1.hap1, whole genome shotgun sequence:
- the LOC114091394 gene encoding vomeronasal type-2 receptor 1-like, which yields MASRKWCLVLGLLAFLWAGLASEGSEKQEEETCRLLGRFDLNGYVDAQNHSLVIGGLFPIHARTIPPNESILEPVSAKCEGFNFRGFRWMKTMIHTIKEINQRKDILPNITLGYQIFDSCSTISKTMESAMVFLTGQEENKPNIRNSTGAYLAGIVGSGGSSLSIAASRILGLYFLPQVGYASSCSILSDKFQFPTYVRTVASDKFQSMAMVKLIQHFGWVWVGTIASDDDYGKYGVKIFKEHMENANLCVAFSETIPKVYSNEKMQRAVQAVKNSTARVVVLYASDLDLHPFMLEMVHHNITHRTWIATEAWITSALLAKPEYFPYFGGSIGFAIPRSDIPGLKEFLYDIHPSRDPDDVLTIEFWQTAFNCTWPNSSVPYNVDHRVNMTGKEDRLHSMSDKLCTGQEKLEDLKNTYLDVSQLRITNNVKQAVYTLAHALDHLSRCEEGQGPFIPGNTCAYIPDFDPWQLMFYVKTVQFTTHDGKTIQIDKNGDVMGHYDILNWQLDDNGEIAFMKVGEYIFTENKFELVFTKNSTIFWNTESSQLPHSVCTDVCPPGTRKGIRQGEPICCFECIPCADGYVSEKAGQRECEPCSEDYWSNVQKSQCVLKEVEFLAYNDALGLTLAVLAVFGALVALAVMVVYVVHRRTPLVQANGRELSLLTQASLATTALSSMLFIGKPCTWSCMARQVTLALGFSLCLSCTLGKTLSLFFAYRISRSKTRLISMHPICPKIIVLLSVLVEIGICTTYLVFEPPKVYKNMESQNIKIILECDEGSLEFLCFTFGVDVFLALLCFLTAFVARRLPDNYYEGKCITFGMLVFFIVWISFVPAYLSTKGKFKVAVEIFAILASSYGLLGCMFAPKCFIILLRPERNTDEVVGGRVPTVDRSIQLTSASVSSELNNTTVSTVLDH from the exons ATGGCCAGCAGAAAGTGGTGTTTGGTCCTAGGACTCCTTGCATTTTTATGGGCTGGATTGGCCTCTGAAGGCTCAGAAAAGCAAGAGGAAGAGACCTGCAGGTTGCTGGGCAGGTTTGATTTGAACGGATATGTAGATGCCCAGAATCATTCACTTGTTATTGGAGGACTGTTTCCCATCCACGCTAGGACCATCCCACCAAACGAATCTATTTTGGAGCCAGTATCTGCCAAATGTGAAGG GTTCAACTTTCGGGGATTCCGCTGGATGAAAACCATGATCCACACGATCAAGGAGATTAACCAGAGGAAGGATATTTTGCCCAACATCACTCTGGGCTATCAGATCTTTGACTCCTGTTCCACCATCTCTAAGACAATGGAGTCGGCCATGGTGTTCCTCACAGGGCAGGAAGAGAACAAGCCCAACATCAGGAACAGCACTGGGGCGTATCTGGCAGGAATTGTTGGATCAGGGGGGTCATCCTTATCGATCGCTGCTTCAAGAATACTAGGGTTGTATTTCTTACCTCAG GTGGGCTACGCCTCTTCCTGCTCCATCCTCAGTGACAAATTCCAGTTCCCAACTTATGTTCGCACAGTAGCCAGTGATAAGTTCCAGTCCATGGCCATGGTAAAGCTTATCCAGCACTTTGGTTGGGTCTGGGTGGGCACCATAGCAAGCGATGATGATTATGGAAAATACGgagtaaaaatttttaaggaaCACATGGAGAATGCCAACCTCTGTGTGGCATTCTCTGAAACCATCCCCAAAGTCTATTCCAATGAAAAAATGCAAAGAGCCGTGCAGGCTGTAAAGAACTCCACGGCCAGAGTGGTCGTGCTTTACGCTTCTGACCTTGACCTCcatcccttcatgctggagatgGTTCACCACAACATCACCCACCGCACGTGGATAGCAACCGAAGCGTGGATCACCTCAGCCCTCCTTGCCAAGCCCGAATACTTCCCATACTTCGGTGGAAGCATTGGATTTGCAATTCCAAGGTCTGATATACCAGGATTAAAAGAGTTTCTTTACGACATACACCCCAGCAGGGATCCAGATGATGTCCTGACCATTGAGTTCTGGCAGACCGCTTTTAACTGTACTTGGCCTAATAGCAGCGTTCCATACAATGTCGACCACAGGGTGAACATGACCGGTAAAGAGGACAGACTGCACAGCATGTCTGATAAGCTCTGTACTGGACAGGAGAAGCTGGAAGACCTTAAAAACACCTACCTGGATGTGTCTCAGCTGAGGATCACCAACAATGTCAAACAGGCTGTCTACACCCTGGCACATGCCCTGGATCACCTGAGCAGGTGTGAGGAGGGGCAGGGGCCGTTCATTCCAGGAAACACTTGTGCGTACATACCTGACTTTGATCCTTGGCAG ctaATGTTCTATGTGAAGACGGTTCAGTTTACAACCCATGATGGAAAGACAATACAGATTGATAAGAATGGGGACGTGATGGGACACTATGACATCCTAAATTGGCAATTAGATGATAATGGAGAAATTGCCTTCATGAAGGTTGGAGaatatatatttacagaaaataagTTTGAACTTGTTTTCACAAAGAATTCGACAATATTTTGGAACACTGAGTCATCACAG CTTCCCCATTCCGTCTGTACTGACGTGTGTCCTCCCGGAACGCGGAAAGGGATTCGACAGGGGGAGCCCATATGCTGCTTTGAGTGCATCCCATGTGCTGACGGATATGTGTCAGAGAAAGCAG GTCAACGGGAGTGTGAGCCGTGCAGTGAAGACTACTGGTCCAACGTGCAGAAGAGCCAGTGTGTGCTCAAGGAGGTGGAGTTCCTCGCCTACAATGACGCCCTGGGCCTCACCCTTGCCGTCCTCGCCGTCTTTGGGGCCCTGGTGGCCTTGGCGGTCATGGTGGTGTATGTGGTGCACAGGCGCACGCCCCTGGTCCAGGCCAATGGCCGGGAGCTGAGCCTCCTCACACAGGCTTCCCTGGCCACCACGGCGCTGTCGTCCATGCTCTTCATTGGCAAGCCGTGTACCTGGTCCTGCATGGCCCGCCAGGTCACGCTGGCCCTGGGCTTTTCCCTTTGCCTGTCTTGCACTCTTGGAAagactctttctctcttttttgcctACAGAATCTCCAGATCCAAAACCCGACTCATATCCATGCACCCCATTTGTCCAAAGATCATTGTGTTGCTCTCTGTTCTGGTGGAGATCGGCATATGCACAACCTACTTGGTATTTGAACCCCCAAAGGTTTACAAGAACATGGAATCCCAAAACATAAAGATCATTCTGGAATGTGATGAAGGCTCTCTGGAATTTCTGTGCTTCACATTTGGGGTCGATGTCTTCCTGGCCTTGCTGTGCTTTCTTACAGCCTTTGTGGCTCGTCGGTTGCCAGATAATTATTATGAGGGGAAGTGCATCACCTTCGGGATGCTGGTCTTTTTTATTGTCTGGATTTCTTTTGTCCCTGCTTACTTGAGCACCAAAGGCAAGTTCAAGGTGGCTGTGGAGATATTTGCCATTTTGGCATCTAGCTATGGCTTGTTGGGTTGCATGTTTGCTCCCAAGTGCTTCATTATTCTGCTGAGGCCAGAGAGGAACACGGATGAGGTCGTAGGAGGGAGAGTCCCCACTGTAGATAGGAGCATCCAGCTGACCTCAGCTTCAGTGAGCAGTGAGCTGAATAACACCACAGTGTCCACTGTTCTGGACCACTAG